The Montipora foliosa isolate CH-2021 chromosome 6, ASM3666993v2, whole genome shotgun sequence genome includes the window AGATAAACTTTTCCAGGAGTTTCATCATGTTATCCTAGCCTTCGAAACAATCGTAAATGAGTTGTTGGAGACCGATGATTTCAGACTGGACTTAATTGCAAAGCAGACCATTCCCATTACAGAAGATAAGAGCAAAATAATGTTCCTCTCTTTTTCTTCAAAGATTAACaatatttcattgaaatatATAGATCTCTGAAAGGTATCTCCAGACAAGTggataaacaaataaacaactgTCAATTAGTTTAGCTTACTTCACTTTGCGTTATTGTCAAAAGAAGCTCAAATCTCTTTCAAAGTGATTTAAATCTGGTGATTGATAGCAAAGCTTTGTTCTCTGAGGAATCACAAGAAATAGGCCATGGCATGGTTGCAAGTGTTGCTTCAAACGCCGACAGAAAACAGCAAACACGTGGTTAAGTTTCTATGGCAGTTCGTAAGAGTTCTGTTAGATTAAACTGCATGATTTGCCACACGAAAGAGCCAAGTTAGAAACATTTCAACTTCCCTGATCAAGCTGTGTTTAATTAAATAACAGAGAGGACTGGAAAACTGTGATCTTTTCAGTGAAGTCTTGTATAATCTTTTGTGATCTTGTACGGAACATTCGAGAAGGAATCTGATGATGCGTATCGTTGTCCAGCACAACACAGATAAAATAGATATTCACCACAAGGGAGTGGATCGACTTGATAAACAGTTGATCTTCCGATTTTGTAACAAAATAATGCAGCGGTATAAACTTTGGAGAACCGAACAGAAGTTCTAATGTGATGATCGTAAAGCTATTTTCTGCTGGTAGGAGgtcacaaaaaaacatttgtcTTTGTGCTATTAAACATGAAAATTATGCTATCATCTAACGAGTGTTTCGTTACTGTACAAGAAATATGGAGACAAGGTGCAAAAGGCGAATTTCTTAATGCAGCTCAACCGGTAGCGCAAAAGACTATGAGGTTGTGATTTTTCAAGTGATTTATGGTGTACTTGATAAAACAGAATTTATaagtttaaaatataatttaaaattgtttattCTCAGTTGAGTAAAGCCCAAGACTTCCGTAAGTCAATCATGTCCATTTTGCCCGAGGCAAATCagtcaaaacaacttttttcagCGTTGATTCAATAAAATTATGAAGGTCACTTAAGCTTATAGCCCATTGACAACTGTTCAATATTCCGGCTTATTCATTAGAATAGCACAAGTTATCGTTAACATAGAAGTCCTCGGCTCTTGTTAACAACGACAAAACTCAAAACGTTGAAATTTAACCAAGTTGCAGCATGGAGGTGAATCTGTATAATATAGCGAAAAACGAATCCAAAAATTAATAACCTCTAATTAGTATGAAAAATTTCTGTGTGAAATTTGTTATTTCAGCATTGTgatataaaaaataaagaaagagcaGTATTTTATTTCTTGAAAGTCAGCATTTTCAATCATTCTCGTTCTTTTATGCTCCATCGTGTCCTCCCTCTCAGTTTAAAACAGCTCCACGACCACAAAAGGACGAGTCCCTTTAGTGGTGAAATATGAGTGAGTTGCCGGTAACACCTCAGCAATGAAATATTGCAAGGGAACGAAAACAATTTACTGTCGCCAAAAGTGAGTTGAATACTGGTTCATACCATTGCAAAGAAAGCCGCGCGCGAGAAAGAGGGCAATGTCCTTAAAACGCCGTCTTGAGCTGTATCCCTCATATTTACATTGTATGCCATACTTGAAAAattgaagaataaaaaaataattggccTTGAAATTAATTGGCCCTGAATCTAGCGGTTCAGCGCTCTGCGATATTTTCATGCACAATTGGTTCATAATTTTGAATTGTTTATgaaataatttaaatatttattattctGAGCAGACAGTAGATTATTCTTGTGTGTGCAGCGTGACGCAGTCATTTGCAAATCAGAGACGCGTATATTTTGGTGAGTGACAGAATGACGTCTTGGGAACCACTTAAAAGCTTGCATTTCTTTCAGTTAATGTTTAACcacagtttttattttcaaatgacTAAGTTGACCTCGAACCGAATTCACATGCATTGTCAATATTGTTTACGCGCGACTAAGTTTATCTGGAAGGGGGACGACACGGTGTGTAAGTTTAACATGTGTAGAGTTTTCTGTATTTTACGTTGGACCTGCCAAGTTCCTTTGAACAGCACAACGCCGGAATGCACAATGCTCACATCACTCTAGGTAAAAGTGTCGTCTATTTCGactgacaaagaaaaagaaccTGTTGCATGCAGAAAAATAAAAGAGTTGACTTGTGTTAATGTTGTgcgactttcttttgtttctacaGGAGAAATGGGAGCGAATTtaagtacacatggagcaatcACGTTAAGACTTAAGAAAAGAGAAGTCACGACTAAAGTGGCGCCGCCTGATCGCAGAGCCGGTGAACTTGATAGTGATGATCGAGAAGTTTCTGGGAGCAGTGGCGACCAAAGTTCCTCTGGCTGCGTCAGAAAACGGCCGCCGTCCAAACGGCGTCGCATAGTCATAAATGTGTCTGGATTCCGATACATGACTTATGTGAAGACATTAGAAAGGTTTCCCACGACACTGCTGGGAAACAAAGACAAGAGAGATTTATTTTACGACGAGGATCACGACGAATATTTCTTCGATCGGAACATTCAAGTGtttgaattaattttgtacttcTATCAATCAAATGGCCGTTTAGTCTGTCCGCCTGAGCTCGCTCCAGAAATTCTGCTTGAAGAGGTAGAGTTCTTTGAACTCGGAGAAAACGCTGTCAACGCGGTCAGAGACATTCTAAACGATGATGACGGTCCTGAAAGGCTATTGGCATTGCCAGAAACGAGAATACAGAGGTTGATATGGAAATTGTTCGAATTTCCTGACTCGAGCAAGGCCGCACGCGTGTTAGCGTTGCTGTCTGTTTCGGTTATCGTGGCTTCAATAGTCGTTTTATGCATAGAAACGCTTCCAGAGTTTACAGTTTTGTCAGAGGACAACATTCCTGTTAACGACACTGCCAAGCAACAGGAAATTACCCGACACAACGCCTATGCGCGTTCAGTGAAAGCTGTGTTCGCACTGCTTGAGATTGCATTCATCAGCTGGTTCACTTTCGAGTATCTGGTTCGATTGTTCGCGAGTCCCAAGAAATGGTTCTTTGTTCGTTCCTTTCTAAACGTGATTGATTTATTAGCTATATTACCCTTTTATGTCGAATTGGCGCTGAAGAACAGTAGCAGCCAGAACTTTTCCCTGGCCTTTCTTAGAATTTTAAGACTTGTGCGTGTgtttcgaattttcaaactgTCGCGACATTCAAGTGGACTCCAAATACTTGGGCTCACACTCAGAAAGAGTCTGCGAGAACTCGGACTTCTCATATTTTTCCTTGCAATTGGAGTCGTAATTTTCTCAAGCATGGTTTATTATGCGGAGAACGGAGAAGAAGAGACGTTTTTCAGGAGTATCCCGGATGCTTTTTGGTGGGCTTTAGTTACTATGACAACGGTGGGCTATGGAGATATGTATCCCCAGACTCTTTGGGGCAAGGTCGTTGGATCGTGCTGTGCATTGTGTGGTGTGCTTGCAATTGCGCTTCCTGTGCCAGTGATCGTCTCGAATTTTGACACAATTTACAAAAAGTACCGAAGTCGAAAGTTGAAGCAACAAGGCCAATTTGAAGGGGATGACGATAAACACAGGAAATTAAGCTTGTTTTCCTCTCGAAAAACTTCTCAAAACAATGATTTACAGACTGAACCCCAAGACGTGGAACTTGAATTACTAAACGGCAATGATCAGTCGAAAACAGACATCAGCGAAGAGAAATGGAATGGAAATGTAGTGCGGGTAGAAAAGAAAGAGGCACAGAATGGCTGTGAACCTTCGCTTACGAGCGACAGAAACAACAGTCCTCGTGAAAAGGGTCTTAATTTCGATCCAGATAATCCCTCAGAGATAGTTTCGCTGCTCGTGGATGAGCAAGAGTCATTTGCCAAGCTTGATCAGACGAATGTTTGAAAGGCACTTGAGTACAAGGCGTCAACGACAAACAACTGATACCTTATTGACGTGGAATTCAATGGTCAGTGTCAAATTGTTTCCCAATTTAGCGTACAAGGAATATAAGAAACACGTGAAAATGGGGTTAACTCGAGGACGCGCGAGCAAACACGCGCATCGCGAAAGATTAGTAATAAAAATTTGAAGGCCGTTGACCTGGTATTCAATCAAAAATTGTTCCGGTCAATGCAATTTTCCAGAAAGGTAAAAAACGAGACGAATCAAgagaaatttcaaaaagaaTTCAATTGACCCCTACAAAAGTCGCAAATTGTGGTCGTGCACACCATCCGGGTTTTGAGATGGACGATTTTTATATGATAGGCAGATCAATATAGATGAAATATAATGACAGTTCCCTGGACAGTGTTTTTGTAAAGTAATGTACTCATAAAAGAACATCTCTATCAGAGTTCGCAGATATACAGTCCAAAAGGTTTGTCAAATATACCATGGATAAAAGATAATAGATATCATGCGATATTAAAGTTATTTAACGCTTTGCACAGGCAGAGAGAAATATCTTGTAATATAGTTCTGCAAATTTCGCAGCTTTTAATGTGGAAAATCTTGCGCCCACTAATTTGCATGTAATATATTTTAGTATTAGTTTTAGTATTGAGCAATCTTGTGAATTTTTCTTAACTGATAGTGTTCATAAACTATGACCGTATTATGCGCTAAAGCGAGGGCGACGAAATAGGCAAAACCAAGGTCAATTTATTGTAAAAATAACTTATGAAAACTCTTTGTAGCAATGAAACCCGAAGACACTTATTTTTGAATTGGAAAAGAGGAACCTTTTTATGCAAGTAAATGACATATTTTCAACAGTATGAATTGACCCGTTGAACTCGAGTTCACAAACACCCCCAGTTGTATCCAGATATGTCTAGGAATGCAGGTAAtggggccatttccgagttcatgcttGCCTCCTCTTTACACCCAGTCTCAGTTTTTGTGAtggcaatagaccattttacagttgtagccacgttacctggcctaagaatggaagcgaggctgccggtgaccctgctttgatacaaacctttgtgcttttctaatgtaaatgtagactaattagaattacaacaacacagtTTAAacgataaaagcagtgaggtctgtatcaatacgaggtcaccggcagcctcgcagccattcataggcttggtcgctgagcaaacaactgtaaaatggcctattagtttACTTTACAAATGAATTAGACTCGCtatgaagaggaggcagacatgaaatcgAAAACGGCCTATCGGATGCAACCTTAGAGGTCCCCTTGTTTTTCtgcccaacttcaacatcactcatatctcggaatacagacagtGTCCCCTAAATGTTGCTCCTCAAGTTAGGATAAAGTGAcataaaaataacgctaacgtTAGCCCTAACCTTATTGTCGGAAATGGGTGGGAAACGCTTGGATTTAATGgaacacttcgtgttggatatcaTTGGGTCAGGCAAACGTGCGTCACACGCGAACAGAACCCGGACAGAAAGTTTCAAGAAGGAAGCTACGCCAAGCTACAGGCTCGATTACcaacagctgttttttttatgagccagcgctcactcccgaaatcacggcCGTCTCTTCTTGGGGAGGCTACCCGAACTGCAGTGAGCgtcggaaatcgagcctagaaGGAAGCAAGCTGCCTGAAAAAAACAGTAAGCACGTGAGCCACATCGTTCGAAAGAGGGCCAAATTGATCAACCATTAAAATTCGTTGTTTCCAAGTCAGAGTAGAAACATGATTAAAGAAAATGAGGATAACATAAAACTATCCACACAGGGGAAGGCTGTTCCAGGCTCCTCGCGGGACGAGCGAAAATAGGGTCCGGATCGAGGAAAAAGCgagcgagaaaaaaaaaaaaaacccgataGAGTACAGAGTACTCCATCCCTCTCCGCAGTAGTCCTTCTCGCTTCTCAACCATTTTTACCCTCGTCCCCAACTAGGAGCCTGAAGCAGGTTATCACAGGGGAGGAAACCGAAGCTGGATTAAGCGCTCAACTCACTTTTCTCCTGTCCGTCCCCTCCGGAAGTGACCGAAGCTCATTGCAAGTCAACAAGTGGTATCCCCACTTTGAGTGATTGCTTCGAGTCATGTACTAATTGTCTTTTCCTTGGTTAATTTATTATGCATATGCGTGTCCTCGGCTCGAAAATAAACAATACCTTGAACCTTGATTTAGGTGGCTAACAGTTCCACGATGGCGAGACAACAAGAGCTGAGGGAGGAATGGAGCCTTTCATCTTCCCACACCAGAAGGGAAAGAGGTTGGGGAATCGTTAAGGTTAGCGGGTTGGTTCGAATGACTTACAAGGGGTCTTTCTGCAGGaagaattgtatttttggtcacttgggattacgCTAAACTTggagttattttgttttgtcttttgttcCTTCTGTTTTACGTTATTTCTGCTCCTATATATACCTACACAAGGAACCCTCACAAGTCAGTGAATTCAACAGTCAACTTCAGCCTCGATTTAGCTCAAACAAGAATAGGGCGTTTCGGTTTAAGTCTCTAAAGACAACctcgccctggggacgaggttgtctCTACAGACGCTTTTATTTAAGGATAGATActaagaaaataaaatattattcgAATTTAAATTAAATCCAACGCGCTTAAGTCCAATCCAAAAAGAGCGATTTTAAGTCGACAGTAgaaatttttaaaacctttgaGTTACTTTTAGCAACACAATTAAGTTCTTGAAACTCCACCTTGTCTTCGTATTAAATCTAAAGTCGGGAAAGAGACTTATCTGAAAGGTCACAATTTTTCGCTCCAGTGGTATTTTGTTTTGCCGTAATGATAATACGAGACGAGGGAAGTGGGCTCTTCAATTAAGTTTCGTTGCATTGCAATAACGCTGTAATGGCCTAAAAGCGGTTTATTTCGACGACAATTGACAGAAAAACGCTCTCAGGTAGACTTTATTTTTAACGTCCTTGATATTTTCCTATTTCCCGAATATGCGAATATCGACTGCAGGTACCCCTCATTTCGTGAGGACAGCGGATTGCACGCTCACTCGATTAGTGCAGTCCTGCTTGCGACCAAAGTGGTTTGTGGAAACGGGAAGGAGAAGAAATGGAAAGATAAGGCAGGGTAAGCTCGTTTCTTATTGCTTCGTCGACGTTCTTCCCATTGTTTCTTCGGATATTGGCCCTCTTCGTCGACAACGAACCTGCTCTTGGAAACGACGAGGGTGGGGCTAATAAAGCAGAACGTTATTTTTACACGTACAGTTAACGTTGAAAATGCTTAACAGTCAAAAACATTGTCAAATCACTATTTACACTACTATGTACCGGATAAAAATTCTGTCCAAGTTTGAACAGAATGATTAAAATCCCAACAAGGATGAAAAATGTGGATTCCACAGATTAGCACGTCACCAACAAGGCTCATTCTGGCAaaaaaaagagaggaaaaaatgccgtttttaaaatgatttcGACAATATAAAAAGGAGTGaccaaggtaaaaaaaaaagtttctagCCAATGCATGCAAATCAAGACTCTGTCTGTCTGCCTTTTGTAATTGTGTGGAAGATTAAGCTTAAAATGTAAGGGCACAAGAATGGATAGAGATCTGCCTTGCGAATAGAACATTCGAGGAAAAcccaatcaaaagaaaaaaaaaaaacgagggCCGCCAGAAATCTGGGCAATTTTGTTATCgcttgtttaacttttcatgAGAAAGGTGCTTCACTGAGTATCACTCGGCAAAGCAGCGTTAGTGCCAGCTGGCTAGTCAAACCGAGGGAACGTCGCTTTCTTTCCAGGCTTCGCCAAGTGGACACACCGAGAGGACGGCATACAGTACTTTTAGGCTAATCTCTAAGTTGCACTAGACGGCGAAGATAACTCTCAAAACTGAGGAATGAAGGAGAGTGAATGGGTTACAGGAAGCAACAAGAGACAGATTGCACGTTAAAGACTTCATCTTGCCTTTGGTCCCATTGGCTGTGTGAATGATTGATAACAAGCAGCGTCCAAATTCTTCTAAAACCAACTTTTCAATCATTGCTTGAGGTTTCCCCTCCTGTTGAGGTGAACGCAAGGTTAGCTGGAGTGTGGGATACTGCAGTCCTATAGTTTTGCCTCAATGACAAGACTAGGAGGTACATTTTTGCATACTTTAATTAATTGAAATAGAATTAAAGCTGAAACGTCAACTTACACTTTCACCATTGGAAGCCTGGGCCAGCAGACATTGACAAGTTGCCTTAACAACATCGTCCGTGACAAACGAAAACGGGAGTCTGAAAATAAGGCGCAAAGAGTGAAGAAAAGAAGTTCCCatcaactcccaacattgttcgaTGTTACACGTTGCGTCTGTTTCCACACCCTGTTATATGTTGTTCGGTGTTGCTGGAAGCTGttgcacgaagtttgaaactggtcaaacttttgagcttTTTCCCTGATCGCAAAAGtgtagtgcaacaatgttgtttgcacagctcttccaacattgttggggctaCGCACACGCATTACAgatggtctccatggagatagcaacGCACACTGGAGAGATTGTATTATTTGGTAAAAATTTAGCTAACACtagaaaattgtgcaaaacgttcgtttcagcctaAAACCGCAAGTTTTCATTTCACTGCTTTTTGGCAGTGTTCtgagcagttttggagcaaAAACCGTAGACATAATCACACCCACAGTATTATTTCGTAAAAATTGAAATGACACTGGAAATtagtggaaaacgttcgtttcagcctcAAATTCAACACTTTGTGAATCCTGCTTTTTAGCAGTATTCTGAGCAGTTTTCGAGCGAATACCTTAAAACGATAACCACAACGACAGTATCATTTGGTAAGCACAGGAAATTTacgcaaaacgttcgtttcagcctaAAACCGCACGTTTTCGAGAAAACTGCTTTTTGGCAGTGTTCAGAGCAGTTTTGGAGCAAAAAACGTAGACATAATCACAGAATTTCAGTAAACGAGGAAGTTGTTTTCTTAATCGTCAATTTAAAATCGAACAAAGCATCCAGCATGACGCTTACCTCTCTCCAGAGTTTGACAAAAATGTCGGTCTAGATGGCAGGTCCTCTATTTGAGATTCGAGTTTTGTGCGGGCAGCATTCTGTTGTTTCACGCGAACCTCTGAAAATGAAACAGTGTGCAATAACTGTGGGCATAAGCACAGAATACAAGGACTACTATTGGTATATcgttgaataacaaaagtacATATTGTTATAAGTTTCGTTCTTCACAAGCTCCCGAACAATTTGCATGTGGTGTTGAACTGTGTCGTTCCTTCGAACTGTATAGTGTCAACAACAAACACGGTAACTACTTTGGTCAATCCCAGCGGAAACTCACAATTAAATCAGCTAACCATAAAGGACAACAAATGCACAAAGCCAGAGATCACTCAATGTGGGGAATGATCTTTAAAGTGCcaatcacctcaacacacttttccactttatttattctccgaaatcgtcccaaatacatagTGTTGTTTTCTAATATTCTGATTGCAATGTCactttttttattggctttgaaagacgggaaaagtggtcaggCTTTGATTAATAACCGAGGAGGAAAGGGGAATGGGTTCAATATCGGGTTGACGTCagagactgctttgcattgagataataggccatttccgagttcaagtctgcgtcctcttcaaagtgagtctaagtgcgaagtttttcttatgaaaattagttttcattcataagtAAAGTAGTACTGACCAGCATCACAAAAACTCCGCACTTAGACACGCTTTGAAGGGGAgggagacatgaactcggaaatggcctattctttgaaaacagcgatgcaaattaatcCCTGACGTCAACCCAGTATCAAACCAATTCcacttcattgctcggttatggataAGTATGCCCACTTTTCTCGTcgccaataaaaaaaatggaatttctgacgttcagtcagaaattgctattctgacggcacgatgtAGAGGCTCGGGTATTGTCTAGGGATTCTGGGGACTATTTaaaggttttggtgggaaatatTAATCATTCTACGTCAGTCAGTCTTAGGttcatttgatttaattttataTCATATATTTTATGGTTTACTCTGTTTACCTCTTCCCCGAGGTCCGGTGCCACAGCATTAgatggggaatacgtttccacagattttttggccacatctaaagggtggttttttagttgtttttcgtatctggcgtggcACACCTTTTTTCGCTTTTCATGCCCATTATGTCTACGTCTATCTTTGTAAAGACTGTATAATGATATGTATATGTAGTGTGCTCTAGATGACTGACTGGCTCAtccttaataaactatttcacattgaatgtctCGGGTTTAGTGTAGGCAGAATAGTGacatttcaatcaaaaggttctaaaaacaacaagaTGTATTTCGGACGCTATCGGAGAAttaataaagtggaaaagtgtgttgaggtgatggGCACTTTAAACCTACTGTAAGAACAAGCAAGGCAATGAcgagagaaaatgaggggacagagagggaggctcagggcgttggccgggatatgtcatgtacACGAAAGCgatttttagacgagtggaagtatttgttctagcggaagtctgtcttccgagacgtccgcatgaagtcttgcctcgctcacaGGTTCTtattgaaaagagaaaatggcggtgCACGTGGAAAGccgatgaatatttattttctttcaagcatcagaccgaggttggcctgcatgcggacgtctcgcaagacagacttccgctagaacaacgACTTCCGCACGTCTTAAAATAACTagttcgtggacatgacatatcccaagggctggaccgggagcctccctctctgtcccctcattttctcttggtaacGAGCAATGACAGCGCTTTCCAAAAATTACTTCAAAATCTCCACTAAAAACACTCCAACCATGCATCAGGACAGGAACAATAATATATtcatttaggcaagcctaaaagcggagctcctcaaTTACAATGTATTTATGTTTTCGTTTCCAGATATTTTTATAATAACCAGTCTGCTTACAACACGACCAGTACGGCCTGCTCATCACTATAAATTACTCTTTTTTCCGTGCTCTTTCTCGCTCTTTTCGCCGTTTTTCGTCACCACTATTCAGGCTGTTTTCTCACGCTCTTTCTTTCACGTTGACTATCGCTTTCTCGTCGTCTGCttactttttttctcttttcgttGTTCGGCTTAAAAGAATAagtagcttgtttttcttgttttaagtACTTAACGCAGAGTTAAATGCAGCACGCTAGCAATGCAACTTCCCCAGGGTTTTCACTTGATGTTTCGTCTGGTTGTTCAAGACTTCACGTCCGGTGCTTTGACGCTACAAGTTTGCATATTTACTggcttctttttttcctttcctttttcttttctttttcggaCTTGGTTATCTTAGGAAGCCATGGGCTGAAGAAACGCAAGACAATCAAGCGCAATATAGATCCTTCAAACTAACTGAAGAAGTAACATCGCCATATTTTGCTTACTAAACGGACTAATTGATCTGTCCACATTTCATTCACGCGATatgtttagttttcttttttttgctccAAACGCAAGATATGAGAGAGTTTCATTTACAAATATTTGTAGGGACCCACACCTCCTCGAGGGTTCGCTCACAAGGCACTAGCAATCGGCCATAACTATGTCCGGTACTTTCATGTCCCAATCCGGTAGTTTGAAAAGCTATGAAAACCCTGCTTCCCCCAAACAAACGCGGGTTCCAGCAGTGCGACATTTGCGTATTGGCTAACTTGAAAAAGATGAACTTACAGAGGCAAGGTCGTGCGATGACGTCACAACCAAACCAATATTCTCTTAACCAGGTATCCCTGTGCCGCACTGACTTTGTTCTTTAATTAAGAGGCAACCTTCACACGGGACTTTCGGAAGTAAGTTGGGCAATGTAAGATTCACTTTCATTCTCCTACTGTCAAAATAGATGCTTTATTACCTGCAGCGTCTGCTAAATGCATTAACGTCTTTCGCTCTGGACTCTCTTCAAAATTCTTGCATCCTGTGCACTTACAAAGATTTGTACACAAAATCTTGGCCTACAACGTTGGGATAAAAAGAAGTAGAAAATGATTTTTCAGCGAACAAATTAATGCATAAATCATATTAAATTGAAAAAGAGCTCAAAACATCTCAGGGTGCTGGAAAAGTTATTTCTTCCCTTTTACAGCATAAAGCCGCATTACCTCATAACATTCACAATAGTTTTTGAGACAGCCTGATCGTTTACAATGACAACCTGTTGCACAAGgatataaatataaaaaagttAATTATCTGAGGTCGTAGTCAATAACAACTATTAGAAGCTGAATAcagaaataaattattgctcTCTAAAAATTACACATCAATATTTCTTCAAGTTATTGGATCTTGAAAAATGGGATGAACTTAAAATACCAAAATATCCTGTATAAAGTTCATTCCTGctaaacaaaacaagaaattaaGTTAGGAGATGGGCATAAAAACTGCATGAGGACAAATGATACGCAGAAGTTTTACCTTTATTATGTCGTCTGTCAGCATCACCCTAagagtgtgaaaaaaaaaaaaccttttattGTATTTCAGCAGTACATGTACGTGTCCTATCCACAAACAAATACTTGGTGTTGCAGTCCATAAAGGGACCACATCCACTTCATAAAAAGATGTGTGAAAGTCTGGGAACATTTTGTACTTTGTCATTAATTAAAACCTCGACTTGCTCTCATGCTGAATAATGattaaattgaaataattatatgaATCCTTGTATACCCTTCCTTTTCCAATTTTCGGATGAAAAGCCTGAGGATTTCTGTCCAAACAAGCctgaaaataaacacaaaagaaaaacaatgaaaattaacTGACCTACACTGTAACAGCAATGATGCAAAGTGCTTGTGCTTAAAAGAGTAGTGCACACTTAAATTCTAGCAAGTAAGTACGGTCTGGAATaattgtatacatgtacatgtatatttgaagtgaagGTTACAGAGTTaatccattgacccctgagagtggcacttatagattttactccgcctattgccagacaattttattcgtcaataggggggcgtcctagggcatttgaggtgtcaatgggttaacgatgtccccattaacccaaTGATCCCTGAAAGTGAatcttaatagattttactctgtctaacgccagacgatttttctCATCAATGGGGGGTGTCCTCGGGCATTTGACGTGTGAATGGGTTACAGTGCTggatataatttttctttattcagaggacatatgtcctttcaaatcttccttttggtcggacatttgacaaattggaccagacataatttattgactgacaaaaccttgaagaagagaactcaagatgtgctggtgacatgttcggtcatcgtgtccgatcataatgtgaaattggctaaacattttgaaaatttaatcagacaatgtccgatgaccgactgaTATTTCCAGCACTGGGTTAACTATGTCTGCATTAACTCATTAATCCCTGAGAGTGAGTCTCAATACATTgctgtagattttactctgtctac containing:
- the LOC138007853 gene encoding shaker-related potassium channel tsha2-like isoform X4; protein product: MQCTLNQGEMGANLSTHGAITLRLKKREVTTKVAPPDRRAGELDSDDREVSGSSGDQSSSGCVRKRPPSKRRRIVINVSGFRYMTYVKTLERFPTTLLGNKDKRDLFYDEDHDEYFFDRNIQVFELILYFYQSNGRLVCPPELAPEILLEEVEFFELGENAVNAVRDILNDDDGPERLLALPETRIQRLIWKLFEFPDSSKAARVLALLSVSVIVASIVVLCIETLPEFTVLSEDNIPVNDTAKQQEITRHNAYARSVKAVFALLEIAFISWFTFEYLVRLFASPKKWFFVRSFLNVIDLLAILPFYVELALKNSSSQNFSLAFLRILRLVRVFRIFKLSRHSSGLQILGLTLRKSLRELGLLIFFLAIGVVIFSSMVYYAENGEEETFFRSIPDAFWWALVTMTTVGYGDMYPQTLWGKVVGSCCALCGVLAIALPVPVIVSNFDTIYKKYRSRKLKQQGQFEGDDDKHRKLSLFSSRKTSQNNDLQTEPQDVELELLNGNDQSKTDISEEKWNGNVVRVEKKEAQNGCEPSLTSDRNNSPREKGLNFDPDNPSEIVSLLVDEQESFAKLDQTNV
- the LOC138007853 gene encoding shaker-related potassium channel tsha2-like isoform X6 is translated as MGANLSTHGAITLRLKKREVTTKVAPPDRRAGELDSDDREVSGSSGDQSSSGCVRKRPPSKRRRIVINVSGFRYMTYVKTLERFPTTLLGNKDKRDLFYDEDHDEYFFDRNIQVFELILYFYQSNGRLVCPPELAPEILLEEVEFFELGENAVNAVRDILNDDDGPERLLALPETRIQRLIWKLFEFPDSSKAARVLALLSVSVIVASIVVLCIETLPEFTVLSEDNIPVNDTAKQQEITRHNAYARSVKAVFALLEIAFISWFTFEYLVRLFASPKKWFFVRSFLNVIDLLAILPFYVELALKNSSSQNFSLAFLRILRLVRVFRIFKLSRHSSGLQILGLTLRKSLRELGLLIFFLAIGVVIFSSMVYYAENGEEETFFRSIPDAFWWALVTMTTVGYGDMYPQTLWGKVVGSCCALCGVLAIALPVPVIVSNFDTIYKKYRSRKLKQQGQFEGDDDKHRKLSLFSSRKTSQNNDLQTEPQDVELELLNGNDQSKTDISEEKWNGNVVRVEKKEAQNGCEPSLTSDRNNSPREKGLNFDPDNPSEIVSLLVDEQESFAKLDQTNV
- the LOC138007853 gene encoding shaker-related potassium channel tsha2-like isoform X1, coding for MIAVRIIHSTSTHSFLREQTARRRSSRVLVSPGEMGANLSTHGAITLRLKKREVTTKVAPPDRRAGELDSDDREVSGSSGDQSSSGCVRKRPPSKRRRIVINVSGFRYMTYVKTLERFPTTLLGNKDKRDLFYDEDHDEYFFDRNIQVFELILYFYQSNGRLVCPPELAPEILLEEVEFFELGENAVNAVRDILNDDDGPERLLALPETRIQRLIWKLFEFPDSSKAARVLALLSVSVIVASIVVLCIETLPEFTVLSEDNIPVNDTAKQQEITRHNAYARSVKAVFALLEIAFISWFTFEYLVRLFASPKKWFFVRSFLNVIDLLAILPFYVELALKNSSSQNFSLAFLRILRLVRVFRIFKLSRHSSGLQILGLTLRKSLRELGLLIFFLAIGVVIFSSMVYYAENGEEETFFRSIPDAFWWALVTMTTVGYGDMYPQTLWGKVVGSCCALCGVLAIALPVPVIVSNFDTIYKKYRSRKLKQQGQFEGDDDKHRKLSLFSSRKTSQNNDLQTEPQDVELELLNGNDQSKTDISEEKWNGNVVRVEKKEAQNGCEPSLTSDRNNSPREKGLNFDPDNPSEIVSLLVDEQESFAKLDQTNV